The Trypanosoma brucei brucei TREU927 chromosome 9, whole genome shotgun sequence genome includes a window with the following:
- a CDS encoding cystathione gamma lyase, putative (GPI-Anchor Signal predicted for Tb09.211.3330 by DGPI v2.04, no cleavage site predicted) gives MYCYCLCILFFFFFFSFCEGKLCLIFVLLYFIESKMSKQQHLVSDFEDGSGSWSNIEQGFDTLLVHGGVKPDPVTGAVLTPIYQSTTFVQESIELYQSRGFSYTRSANPTVKALEEKLCAVEKGDYATVYSTGMAATTTVVSALMNAGDHAIVTDCSYGGTNRACRVFFTRFGMEFTFVDMRDLSNVEKAIKSNTKLVISETPANPTLTLTDIRALSKICKAKGLLHVCDNTFATAFIMRPIDLGADVSLISTTKFVDGHNMTVGGALVTKRKDLDEKLRLTQNILGNAMSPFVAFLQLQTMKTMSLRVTKQSANAQKVAEFLETHPIVDKVSYPGLKSFPQKELADRQHSNGNHGGMLWFELKGGTAAGRRLMDTVQRPWSLCENLGATESIITCPSVMTHANMTTEDRLKVGITDGFIRVSCGIEDAEDLVAALKKALDAMCH, from the coding sequence atgtattgttattgtttgtgtattctttttttctttttctttttttcattttgtgagGGAAAGCTTTgccttatttttgttttgctttacttTATCGAATCGAAAATGTCTAAGCAGCAGCATTTGGTTTCTGATTTTGAAGATGGCTCTGGTTCATGGTCTAATATCGAACAGGGGTTTGATACTCTTCTTGTTCATGGGGGTGTGAAGCCGGATCCAGTGACAGGAGCTGTGCTTACTCCCATTTATCAAAGCACGACGTTTGTTCAAGAGTCAATTGAACTTTATCAATCCAGGGGATTTAGTTATACCCGGAGTGCAAATCCTACCGTGAAGGCATTAGAGGAAAAGCTGTGCGCGGTGGAGAAGGGTGATTACGCCACGGTATACAGCACAGGTATGGCCGCCACTACAACTGTTGTGTCTGCTCTGATGAATGCTGGTGATCATGCTATTGTCACTGACTGCAGTTATGGTGGAACGAATCGTGCGTGCCGTGTGTTTTTTACTCGATTTGGTATGGAGTTCACATTTGTCGATATGCGTGATCTGAGCAATGTGGAGAAGGCCATTAAGTCGAACACAAAATTAGTAATCTCTGAAACCCCTGCCAATCCTACGTTAACTCTCACTGACATCAGAGCACTGTCAAAGATATGCAAGGCAAAAGGTCTTCTTCATGTTTGTGACAACACTTTTGCAACGGCTTTCATCATGCGGCCAATCGACCTTGGTGCTGATGTCAGCCTcatcagcacaacaaagTTTGTTGACGGCCATAACATGACGGTTGGTGGTGCACTCGTGACGAAGCGGAAGGATCTTGATGAGAAACTCCGACTGACGCAGAATATTCTCGGAAATGCCATGTCTCCGTTTGTGGCATTCTTACAACTACAGACAATGAAAACTATGTCTCTACGTGTCACTAAACAAAGTGCCAACGCACAGAAGGTGGCGGAATTCCTTGAGACACACCCTATTGTTGATAAGGTGTCCTACCCCGGCCTCAAAAGCTTTCCGCAGAAGGAACTCGCTGATCGTCAACATTCCAACGGCAATCATGGCGGTATGTTGTGGTTTGAATTGAAGGGTGGCACGGCGGCGGGTCGCCGTCTGATGGATACCGTCCAACGCCCCTGGTCACTTTGTGAGAATCTTGGAGCAACGGAGAGTATTATCACATGCCCATCTGTCATGACACACGCCAATATGACAACTGAGGACCGATTGAAGGTTGGAATTACGGATGGGTTCATTCGTGTTTCCTGCGGTATTGAAGACGCTGAGGATCTCGTTGCCGCTCTTAAGAAAGCGCTGGATGCCATGTGCCATTAG